One window from the genome of Nicotiana tomentosiformis chromosome 5, ASM39032v3, whole genome shotgun sequence encodes:
- the LOC138893123 gene encoding uncharacterized protein — MYEVHVVMNCFIMVKWLKPPPLIMKLNSDGSCLDSNCRGGGIVRGSDRCIIMAYLLPLGPGTSNTAEASALLYGLKWCINYGFNSIIRETDSLILQNSVTGQWDIPWRISDIVEEIKLLVNTHDIKTRHCYREANRVANKLASLSHNLMDLWIYNTFDSLHG, encoded by the coding sequence ATGTATGAAGTCCATGTGGTGATGAATTGCTTTATTATGGTGAAATGGCTAAAACCACCACCTCTCATTATGAAGCTGAATAGTGATGGATCTTGTCTAGATAGCAACTGCAGAGGAGGAGGTATAGTGAGAGGGAGTGATAGATGTATCATAATGGCATATTTATTGCCATTGGGACCGGGCACCAGTAACACTGCAGAAGCTAGTGCATTGCTCTATGGCCTTAAATGGTGCATCAACTATGGCTTTAACTCAATTATACGAGAAACTGACTCACTCATCCTTCAAAACTCAGTGACTGGACAATGGGATATACCTTGGAGAATCAGTGATATAGTAGAAGAGATAAAGTTGTTGGTAAATACTCATGATATTAAAACTCGACACTGTTATAGAGAAGCAAATCGTGTTGCGAACAAATTGGCATCCCTTAGCCACAATCTGATGGATCTTTGGATATATAACACTTTTGATAGCCTACATGGGTAG